Genomic segment of Deltaproteobacteria bacterium:
AAAAGGAGGAAGATATGTCTTATGTCACCATGAAGGAATTGTTGGAGGCGGGTGTCCATTTTGGCCATCAGACCAGACGGTGGAACCCCAAAATGAAGCGCTACATCTTTGGCGCTCGAAACGGGATTTATATAGTTGATCTCCAGCAGACGGTAAGGATGTTTAGGAAAGCCTATAACTTCATTGTAGAGACTGTTGCCAACGGCGAGTCGGTTCTCTTCGTGGGAACGAAAAAACAGGCTCGCGATTCTGTCTATGAAGAGACCAACCGCTGTGAAATGTTTTACGTGCACAAACGATGGCTGGGCGGTATGCTCACAAATTTTGAAACCATAAAAAAAGGGATTGACAGGCTTAACTACCTTACGGGGATAACCGCAGACGGGACCATCAATCGTTTTCCGAAAAAAGAGATGCTGAAACTTGAGAAAGAGAGGGTCAAGCTCGACAACAATCTGGGCGGTATCCGCAACATGAAAAAACTTCCGGGCGCTGTATTTGTCGTGGATTGCAAGAACGAAAACATTGCAGTCCGTGAAGCAAGACGTCTTGGCATTCCCGTGGTTGCAATTGTGGATACAAATTGCAATCCCGACACAATAGACTACGTTATTCCGGGCAACGACGATGCTATCCGGGCCATTCGGCTTATGACCTCAAGAATGGCTGATGCGTGCATAGAAGGGCGTCAGCGAATGGAAGAACGCCTGAGAGCCGAGGCGGACAAAGATGTTGAG
This window contains:
- the rpsB gene encoding 30S ribosomal protein S2 is translated as MSYVTMKELLEAGVHFGHQTRRWNPKMKRYIFGARNGIYIVDLQQTVRMFRKAYNFIVETVANGESVLFVGTKKQARDSVYEETNRCEMFYVHKRWLGGMLTNFETIKKGIDRLNYLTGITADGTINRFPKKEMLKLEKERVKLDNNLGGIRNMKKLPGAVFVVDCKNENIAVREARRLGIPVVAIVDTNCNPDTIDYVIPGNDDAIRAIRLMTSRMADACIEGRQRMEERLRAEADKDVEEQGAVDETVAGEAVERAVISDGAEGPVVEVIRKKVSTPEVTDEVAADEAQEGA